In Thermodesulfobacteriota bacterium, one DNA window encodes the following:
- a CDS encoding HEAT repeat domain-containing protein, giving the protein MGGVAMGRAILAILAFGATALVTPCPGWAGFFWPSLPYAGPFAGEVRDRETGQPIAGAQLLAHWSCADLPIPHAPGEFHVYAEAMTGEAGAFRIEQATHRGGLAGCSFALTCRARGYITVTLIGDPEERELPPSTQAWPFVETRVQGSIPGRLDLRMKPALPVLIPALASENDQYRQVAAEELGGIGQEALPAVPALAKAAADRQPEVRRAAVAALGQIAAADPTVIAVLKTALVDPDPATRECGLRALQAGGPAASPALPALVAAVHDEDPVVRRRVPAALAAVAPADRQTVTALVEALADTDSRTRREAGFALAHLGDASLPLLLEFLCHEDPEVRRTIGRIVSSRDQAGLREAVRTGEPAARLAAVRQLGCLAGERREALPALVDLLADEQAQIQEAAVVALVGL; this is encoded by the coding sequence ATGGGGGGTGTGGCAATGGGCCGGGCGATTCTGGCCATTCTGGCCTTCGGGGCCACGGCGCTCGTGACCCCCTGTCCGGGCTGGGCCGGCTTCTTCTGGCCGTCCCTGCCGTATGCCGGCCCCTTTGCCGGCGAGGTGCGGGACAGGGAGACGGGGCAGCCGATTGCCGGCGCCCAGCTTCTGGCCCATTGGAGCTGCGCCGATCTGCCGATTCCACATGCGCCCGGGGAGTTTCATGTCTACGCCGAGGCGATGACCGGCGAGGCGGGGGCCTTCCGCATCGAGCAGGCGACCCACCGCGGCGGTCTTGCCGGCTGTTCGTTCGCCTTGACCTGCCGGGCCAGGGGCTACATCACGGTCACCCTGATCGGCGATCCGGAAGAGCGGGAGCTGCCGCCCTCCACCCAGGCCTGGCCATTTGTGGAGACCCGGGTGCAAGGGAGCATCCCCGGCCGGCTCGACCTCCGGATGAAGCCGGCCCTGCCGGTCCTCATCCCGGCCCTGGCATCGGAGAACGATCAGTACCGGCAGGTGGCGGCGGAGGAGCTGGGGGGGATCGGGCAGGAGGCCCTGCCCGCCGTGCCTGCGCTGGCCAAGGCCGCGGCCGATCGCCAGCCCGAGGTCCGCCGGGCGGCGGTGGCGGCCCTGGGCCAGATCGCCGCCGCGGATCCCACCGTGATTGCCGTTCTCAAGACGGCGCTGGTCGATCCGGACCCGGCGACCCGGGAGTGCGGCCTGCGGGCCCTGCAGGCCGGCGGCCCGGCGGCCTCCCCGGCGTTGCCGGCGCTGGTGGCCGCGGTGCACGATGAGGATCCGGTGGTGCGCCGCCGTGTCCCGGCGGCACTGGCGGCGGTGGCCCCGGCGGACCGCCAAACGGTCACCGCTCTGGTGGAAGCCTTGGCGGATACGGATTCCCGGACTCGCCGTGAGGCCGGCTTTGCCCTGGCGCATCTGGGGGATGCCAGCCTGCCGCTCCTGCTCGAATTCCTGTGTCATGAGGACCCGGAGGTGCGCCGGACCATCGGCCGGATCGTCAGCTCCCGGGATCAGGCCGGGCTCCGGGAAGCGGTCCGGACCGGCGAGCCGGCAGCGCGGCTGGCCGCGGTCCGGCAGCTGGGGTGTCTGGCCGGGGAGCGGCGGGAGGCGCTCCCGGCCCTGGTGGATCTTCTGGCCGACGAGCAGGCACAAATCCAGGAGGCGGCGGTGGTCGCCCTGGTCGGCCT